Proteins from a genomic interval of Pseudomonas sp. RC10:
- a CDS encoding NAD(P)-dependent oxidoreductase — translation MKILVTGASGFIGGRFARFALEQGLSVRVNGRRAQGVEHLVRRGAEFIQGDLNDPELVQALCDDVEAVVHCAGAVGNWGRRQDFHQGNVQVTENVVEACLKQHVRRLVHLSSPSIYFDGHSHLNIREEQVPKRFHNHYAATKYLAEQKVFGAEEFGLEVIALRPRFVTGAGDTSIFPRLMQMQRKKRLSIIGNGLNKVDFTSIQNLNEALLSSLLATGSALGKAYNISNGTPIPIWDVVNYVMRQMELPPVTRYRSYGLAYSAAAINEAACLLWPGRPEPTLSRIGMQVMSRDFTLDISRAQYYLDYQPKVSVWTALDEFCGWWKAQHGAEL, via the coding sequence ATGAAGATTCTGGTCACCGGCGCGAGCGGCTTCATCGGCGGACGCTTTGCGCGTTTTGCGCTGGAGCAGGGGTTGAGCGTTCGGGTCAACGGCCGTCGTGCGCAAGGCGTCGAGCACCTGGTACGTCGGGGTGCCGAGTTCATTCAGGGCGACCTGAACGACCCGGAGCTGGTGCAGGCTTTGTGTGACGACGTCGAAGCCGTGGTGCATTGCGCCGGAGCGGTGGGCAACTGGGGGCGTCGTCAGGACTTCCATCAGGGCAACGTGCAAGTCACTGAAAACGTGGTCGAGGCCTGCCTCAAACAGCACGTGCGGCGTCTGGTGCACCTGTCATCGCCTTCTATCTATTTCGACGGCCATTCGCACCTGAACATCCGCGAGGAGCAGGTGCCCAAGCGTTTCCACAATCATTACGCGGCCACCAAATACTTGGCCGAGCAGAAAGTATTCGGCGCCGAAGAGTTCGGCCTCGAAGTGATCGCGCTGCGGCCCCGTTTCGTCACGGGGGCGGGCGACACCAGCATCTTCCCGCGCCTGATGCAGATGCAGCGCAAGAAGCGCCTGTCGATCATCGGCAACGGGCTGAACAAGGTCGACTTCACCAGCATCCAGAACCTCAACGAAGCCCTGCTCAGCAGTCTGCTGGCGACGGGGTCGGCGCTGGGCAAGGCCTACAACATCAGTAATGGCACGCCGATTCCGATCTGGGACGTGGTCAATTACGTGATGCGCCAGATGGAGTTGCCGCCTGTCACCCGCTATCGCTCGTACGGCCTGGCGTACAGCGCCGCTGCGATCAACGAGGCTGCGTGTCTGCTCTGGCCCGGCCGACCTGAACCGACGCTGTCGAGAATCGGAATGCAGGTGATGAGTCGAGATTTCACGCTTGATATCAGCCGCGCCCAGTATTATCTGGATTACCAGCCCAAGGTCAGCGTCTGGACCGCGCTGGACGAGTTCTGTGGCTGGTGGAAGGCCCAACACGGCGCCGAGCTGTAA
- a CDS encoding LysR family transcriptional regulator ArgP yields the protein MFDYKLLSALAAVVEQAGFERAAQVLGLSQSAVSQRIKLLEARVGQPVLVRATPPTPTEIGRRLLNHVQQVRLLERDLQTLVPALDEGGAPERLRIALNADSLATWWAQAVGDFCSEHHLLTELVVEDQEVGLKRMRAGEVAACLCGSERPVAGARSLLLGAMRYRALASPAFIARHFPNGVTPQGVAQTPALVFGPDDFLQHRYLESLGVEGGFQHHLCPSSEGFMRMTEAGMGWGLVPELQVREQLASGKLVELLRDRCIDVPLYWHHWRNGGQLLTQLTDHLAKKAGQWLVPLAAD from the coding sequence ATGTTCGATTACAAGTTGCTTTCCGCGTTGGCGGCCGTCGTCGAGCAGGCCGGGTTCGAAAGGGCGGCGCAGGTATTGGGGTTGTCGCAATCGGCGGTCTCCCAGCGGATCAAACTCCTGGAGGCGCGTGTGGGGCAGCCAGTGTTGGTGCGGGCCACGCCCCCGACACCCACCGAAATCGGTCGGCGCTTGCTCAACCATGTGCAGCAGGTGCGCTTGCTGGAGCGCGACTTGCAGACCTTGGTCCCGGCACTGGACGAAGGCGGCGCCCCCGAACGTCTGCGCATCGCGCTCAATGCTGACAGCTTGGCAACCTGGTGGGCGCAGGCCGTGGGGGATTTTTGCAGCGAGCATCATCTGCTGACTGAACTGGTGGTTGAAGATCAGGAAGTGGGCCTCAAACGCATGCGCGCCGGGGAAGTGGCAGCGTGTCTGTGCGGCAGCGAGCGGCCGGTGGCCGGGGCACGCAGCTTGCTGTTGGGCGCCATGCGCTATCGTGCGTTGGCCAGCCCCGCGTTCATTGCCCGGCATTTTCCGAACGGCGTGACCCCGCAGGGGGTGGCGCAGACCCCGGCGCTGGTGTTCGGGCCAGACGATTTCCTGCAACACCGGTATCTGGAATCGCTGGGCGTCGAGGGCGGTTTTCAGCACCACCTTTGCCCGTCGTCAGAGGGTTTCATGCGCATGACCGAGGCCGGAATGGGCTGGGGGCTGGTGCCGGAATTGCAGGTGCGTGAGCAACTTGCCAGCGGAAAACTGGTGGAATTGTTGAGGGATCGCTGCATCGATGTGCCGTTGTACTGGCATCATTGGCGCAATGGCGGGCAATTGCTGACGCAGCTGACCGATCACCTCGCAAAAAAAGCCGGGCAATGGTTAGTGCCGCTGGCAGCGGACTGA
- the olsB gene encoding L-ornithine N(alpha)-acyltransferase, whose protein sequence is MTQIASIRDTSSDRRLQAERLIGPDAMQEAQALRFSVFSGEFNAKLKGAELGLDIDDYDVHCMHIGVRDLNSGRLVATTRLLDHKAANTLGRFYSEEEFSLHGLGHLQGPILELGRTCVDPAYRNGGTIAVLWSELAEVLNEGGYSYLMGCASIPMQDGGIQAHAIMQRLRERYLSTEHLRAEPKNPLPNLDLPNNVICEMPPLLKAYMRLGAKICGEPCWDEDFQVADVFILLKRDELCPRYARHFKAAV, encoded by the coding sequence ATGACTCAGATTGCCAGCATTCGAGACACCTCCTCCGACCGTCGCCTGCAGGCCGAACGCCTGATCGGGCCAGACGCCATGCAGGAAGCACAGGCGTTGCGCTTCAGTGTGTTCAGCGGCGAATTCAACGCCAAACTCAAGGGCGCTGAACTGGGCCTCGACATCGACGATTACGACGTACATTGCATGCACATCGGTGTGCGCGACCTCAACAGCGGTCGCCTTGTCGCCACCACGCGCCTGCTGGACCACAAGGCTGCCAACACCCTGGGCCGGTTCTACAGCGAAGAAGAATTCAGCCTCCACGGCCTCGGCCATCTGCAAGGCCCGATCCTCGAACTGGGTCGCACCTGCGTTGATCCGGCCTACCGTAACGGCGGCACCATCGCCGTGCTGTGGAGCGAGCTGGCCGAAGTCCTCAACGAAGGCGGCTACAGCTACCTGATGGGCTGCGCGAGCATTCCGATGCAAGACGGCGGCATTCAGGCCCACGCCATCATGCAGCGCCTGCGCGAGCGTTATCTGAGCACCGAGCATCTGCGTGCAGAGCCAAAAAATCCGCTGCCGAACCTCGACCTTCCAAACAACGTGATCTGCGAAATGCCGCCGCTGCTCAAGGCCTACATGCGCCTGGGTGCGAAAATCTGCGGCGAGCCGTGCTGGGACGAGGATTTCCAGGTCGCCGACGTGTTCATCCTGCTCAAGCGCGACGAGCTGTGCCCGCGCTACGCTCGCCACTTCAAGGCAGCCGTGTGA
- a CDS encoding ATPase, which translates to MRKDPYDDVDDVPSLSAKDDDDDFIPTTAGARERTTVYSRTTPVVKVKAPGTGALWALIGALFIAFCGLGWWSFQQVSLMEQQLVATQESFARISEEAAGRLQDISGKVVATESVANSGGEALKAEIKALQDQLAEQSKQQQGAAGVQGGLDKRLETIATQATQQQATNQQLQDQLKAVITELAALKAAMPDGKSAQADQDRLDSQLKSLSADVANLKKSNNSQTIERLEQDMIVLKSEQDNRPAQAASSGASTQEFDAFRGQMTRNLNTLQSQIQTLSQQINSRAQ; encoded by the coding sequence ATGCGCAAAGATCCGTATGACGACGTCGATGACGTCCCAAGCCTCAGCGCCAAAGATGATGACGACGATTTTATTCCGACCACGGCGGGCGCTCGCGAGCGCACCACGGTGTATTCGCGCACCACGCCGGTGGTGAAGGTGAAAGCGCCGGGTACAGGCGCGTTGTGGGCGTTGATCGGCGCGCTGTTCATCGCGTTCTGCGGCCTGGGCTGGTGGAGTTTTCAGCAGGTCTCGTTGATGGAACAGCAACTGGTCGCCACGCAAGAAAGCTTCGCGCGGATCAGTGAGGAAGCGGCGGGGCGTCTGCAGGACATTTCCGGCAAGGTTGTAGCCACTGAATCGGTTGCCAACAGCGGCGGTGAAGCGCTGAAAGCTGAAATCAAGGCGCTGCAGGATCAACTCGCCGAGCAGAGCAAACAGCAGCAGGGCGCGGCCGGGGTGCAGGGCGGTCTGGACAAGCGTCTGGAAACCATCGCCACGCAAGCGACGCAGCAGCAGGCCACGAACCAGCAATTGCAGGATCAGCTCAAGGCCGTGATCACGGAGTTGGCGGCACTAAAAGCCGCGATGCCGGATGGCAAGTCGGCGCAGGCCGATCAGGATCGTCTGGATTCGCAGCTCAAAAGCTTGAGCGCGGACGTGGCAAATCTGAAGAAGAGCAACAACAGTCAGACCATCGAGCGTCTGGAGCAGGACATGATTGTGCTCAAGAGCGAGCAGGACAACCGTCCGGCGCAGGCGGCGTCTTCAGGGGCGAGCACCCAGGAATTCGATGCGTTCCGTGGGCAGATGACCCGCAACCTGAACACGTTGCAAAGCCAGATTCAGACGTTGTCGCAGCAGATCAATTCGCGGGCTCAGTAG
- a CDS encoding serine hydrolase, whose product MRRLLFTLFLFLIACQTAAETWPDEQWPAHPLAPSAALNDLEAYAFPPRDEQTRKGIRTDALLIIRNGEVVYERYAGVTKAETPHLTWSISKSILATVLGVAFGENRFTLSDPVARFYPPFNTHPDIKIQDLLHWASGLDWQEDYEYAPLNSSVVAMLYTRGCGDMARFTAEHDVASAPGTSYRYSSGDSIVLAAALKGMVGDAAYPDYPWTALFDPLGINSAVWETDATGTFVGSSYAYMTARDLARIGLLMQQGGRWQNRQLLPKAWVDFNLTPFASQTATHEAPGGHWWLNKTAGGQPGPWPDAPPDTFAGLGHWGQALYVIPSAGLVIVRYADDRDGSYDHDELLKRALKAVTGEGVQ is encoded by the coding sequence ATGCGCCGTCTGCTGTTCACGCTTTTCCTTTTTCTGATCGCCTGCCAGACCGCTGCCGAAACGTGGCCTGATGAGCAATGGCCCGCGCACCCCTTGGCCCCAAGCGCGGCGCTCAATGATCTTGAGGCGTATGCCTTCCCGCCCCGCGACGAGCAAACGCGCAAGGGCATTCGCACCGACGCGTTGTTGATCATTCGCAACGGCGAGGTGGTCTACGAGCGCTATGCGGGCGTCACCAAGGCCGAGACGCCACACCTGACCTGGTCAATCAGCAAGAGCATTCTCGCGACGGTGCTCGGTGTGGCGTTCGGTGAAAACCGCTTCACGCTCAGCGATCCAGTCGCTAGGTTTTACCCGCCGTTCAACACTCACCCGGACATCAAGATTCAGGACCTGCTGCACTGGGCCTCGGGCCTGGACTGGCAGGAGGATTACGAATACGCGCCGCTCAACTCGTCAGTGGTCGCGATGCTCTACACCCGTGGTTGCGGCGATATGGCGCGTTTCACCGCCGAGCATGATGTCGCCAGCGCCCCCGGCACGTCCTATCGCTATTCAAGCGGCGACAGCATCGTTCTGGCCGCAGCGCTGAAAGGCATGGTCGGCGACGCCGCTTACCCGGATTATCCCTGGACCGCGCTGTTCGACCCCTTGGGCATTAACAGTGCCGTCTGGGAAACCGACGCCACTGGCACCTTCGTCGGCTCGTCTTACGCTTACATGACGGCCCGCGATCTGGCGCGCATCGGCCTGCTGATGCAGCAAGGGGGTCGTTGGCAGAATCGTCAGTTGCTGCCCAAGGCATGGGTCGATTTCAACCTCACGCCGTTCGCTTCACAGACGGCCACTCACGAAGCCCCCGGCGGCCATTGGTGGTTGAACAAAACAGCAGGCGGCCAACCTGGCCCCTGGCCCGACGCGCCGCCCGACACCTTCGCCGGGCTCGGGCATTGGGGACAGGCGCTGTACGTGATCCCAAGCGCTGGCCTCGTGATCGTGCGTTACGCCGACGACCGCGACGGCAGTTACGACCACGATGAGCTACTCAAACGGGCCCTGAAAGCCGTCACCGGGGAGGGCGTCCAATGA
- a CDS encoding MFS transporter, with translation MPLSLLILALSAFAIGTTEFVIMGLLPDVAADLGVSIPGAGWLVTGYALGVAIGAPFMAMATSRLPRKAALVILMGIFIIGNLLCAVATDYNVLMFARVVTALCHGAFFGIGSVVAAGLVPANRRASAVALMFTGLTLANVLGVPLGTALGQQAGWRSTFYAVTVIGVIAFIGLIRFLPAKRDEEKLDMRAELAVLKGAGIWLSLSMTALFAASVFALFTYVAPLLGEITGVSPHGVTWTLMLVGLGLTLGNIIGGKLADRRLAATLIGVFITMAVVSTVLSWTAVALIPAEVTLFLWAVACFAAVPALQINVVTFGKDAPNLVSTLNIGAFNVGNALGAWVGGSVIAHGFGLTSVPLAAGALAVLALVVTLINFRQRGDAELAAVAN, from the coding sequence GTGCCTCTTTCGCTACTTATTCTGGCCTTGAGCGCCTTTGCCATCGGGACGACCGAGTTCGTCATCATGGGCCTGTTGCCCGACGTCGCCGCTGACTTGGGCGTAAGCATTCCCGGGGCGGGCTGGCTCGTCACGGGTTACGCATTGGGTGTCGCCATCGGCGCGCCGTTCATGGCGATGGCCACTTCGCGGTTACCACGCAAAGCGGCGCTGGTGATCCTCATGGGCATCTTCATCATCGGCAACCTGCTCTGCGCCGTCGCCACTGATTACAACGTGCTGATGTTCGCCCGCGTCGTGACTGCTCTGTGTCACGGTGCGTTCTTCGGCATCGGCTCCGTGGTCGCTGCCGGTCTGGTGCCCGCCAATCGCCGCGCTTCCGCCGTCGCCTTGATGTTCACCGGCCTGACCCTGGCCAACGTGCTGGGTGTGCCGCTCGGTACGGCACTGGGTCAACAGGCGGGTTGGCGCTCGACGTTCTACGCGGTGACCGTGATCGGCGTGATCGCGTTCATCGGCCTGATCCGCTTCCTGCCCGCCAAACGTGACGAAGAAAAACTCGACATGCGTGCCGAACTGGCAGTGCTCAAGGGCGCCGGTATCTGGCTTTCGCTGAGCATGACCGCTTTGTTCGCTGCGTCCGTATTTGCCCTGTTTACTTACGTCGCACCGTTGCTGGGTGAAATCACCGGGGTATCGCCACATGGCGTGACCTGGACACTCATGCTGGTCGGCCTGGGCCTGACCCTCGGCAACATCATCGGCGGCAAGCTGGCGGATCGTCGTTTGGCCGCCACGCTGATCGGCGTGTTCATCACCATGGCCGTGGTCTCGACTGTCCTGAGCTGGACCGCTGTTGCGCTGATCCCGGCGGAAGTGACGCTGTTCTTGTGGGCCGTCGCCTGTTTTGCCGCCGTGCCTGCGTTGCAGATCAACGTCGTGACCTTCGGCAAGGACGCTCCAAATCTGGTCTCCACCCTGAACATCGGCGCTTTCAACGTCGGCAACGCCTTGGGCGCCTGGGTCGGCGGCAGTGTCATCGCCCACGGTTTTGGCCTCACCAGCGTGCCCTTGGCCGCTGGCGCCCTGGCGGTGCTGGCCCTGGTGGTGACTCTGATCAATTTCCGTCAGCGCGGCGATGCCGAGCTGGCTGCTGTGGCGAACTGA
- a CDS encoding alkene reductase: MTTIFDPIKIGELDLNNRIVMAPLTRCRADEGRVPNAMMAEYYVQRASAGLIITEATSVTAMGVGYPDTPGIWSNDQVRGWSNITKAVHAAGGKIVLQLWHVGRVSHPIYLNGEAPVAPSAVQQKGHVSLVRPLADYPTPRALELAEIEDVVEAYRVGAENAKAAGFDGVEIHGANGYLLDQFLQTSTNQRTDIYGGSVENRARLMLEVTDAVVEVWGAGRVGMHLSPRADLHDMGDDNLTETFTYVATELGKRGIAFLCARERELDDSLSPRLKQAFGGVFIANEKFTKDSANEWLESGKADAVAFGVPFIANPDLPARLATDAPLNEPHPETFYAKGPVGYIDYPAL; the protein is encoded by the coding sequence ATGACCACGATTTTTGACCCGATCAAGATCGGCGAACTCGATCTGAACAACCGCATCGTCATGGCCCCGCTGACCCGCTGCCGCGCCGACGAAGGCCGCGTGCCCAACGCGATGATGGCCGAGTATTACGTGCAGCGCGCCTCGGCTGGTCTGATCATCACCGAAGCCACCTCGGTCACCGCAATGGGCGTCGGTTACCCCGACACACCGGGCATCTGGTCCAACGATCAGGTCCGTGGCTGGAGCAACATCACCAAGGCCGTTCACGCGGCGGGCGGCAAGATCGTGTTGCAACTGTGGCACGTGGGCCGTGTTTCCCACCCGATCTACCTGAACGGTGAAGCGCCGGTCGCACCGAGCGCCGTTCAACAGAAAGGCCACGTCAGCCTGGTTCGCCCACTGGCCGACTACCCGACGCCACGTGCGCTGGAACTGGCTGAGATCGAAGACGTCGTCGAGGCCTACCGCGTGGGCGCAGAGAACGCCAAGGCTGCCGGTTTTGACGGCGTGGAAATCCACGGCGCCAACGGTTACCTGCTCGACCAGTTCCTGCAGACCAGCACTAATCAGCGCACCGACATTTATGGCGGTTCCGTAGAAAATCGTGCACGCCTGATGCTGGAAGTGACTGACGCCGTCGTGGAAGTCTGGGGCGCTGGCCGCGTAGGCATGCACCTCTCGCCACGCGCCGACCTGCACGACATGGGCGACGACAACCTGACCGAGACCTTCACCTACGTCGCGACGGAGCTCGGCAAACGCGGGATCGCCTTCCTGTGTGCCCGCGAACGCGAACTCGACGACAGCCTGTCGCCGCGCCTGAAACAAGCGTTTGGCGGGGTGTTCATCGCCAACGAGAAATTCACCAAAGACAGCGCCAACGAATGGCTGGAAAGTGGCAAGGCCGACGCTGTCGCATTCGGCGTGCCGTTCATCGCCAACCCTGACCTGCCTGCGCGCCTGGCGACGGATGCGCCGCTGAACGAGCCGCATCCAGAGACGTTCTACGCCAAAGGGCCGGTGGGTTATATCGACTATCCGGCGTTGTAA
- a CDS encoding LysE/ArgO family amino acid transporter produces MWQSYLNGLLVAFGLIMAIGTQNAYVLAQSLRREHHLSVAVLCIVCDVVLVAAGVFGLANVLAHNPTLLAVARWGGVVFLLWYGAKALRRALSPQSLKEGDANGQRSRRAVLLTALAVTLLNPHVYLDTVLLIGSLGAQQTEPSAYVAGAASASLLWFSTLAIGAAWLAPWLARPATWRLLDLMVAVMMFSVAVQLIRTA; encoded by the coding sequence ATGTGGCAAAGCTACCTCAACGGACTGCTGGTCGCGTTCGGCCTGATCATGGCGATCGGCACCCAGAATGCGTATGTGCTGGCGCAGAGTCTGCGTCGCGAGCATCACCTGTCCGTGGCCGTGCTGTGCATCGTGTGTGATGTGGTGCTGGTGGCGGCCGGGGTCTTCGGGCTTGCGAACGTGCTGGCTCATAACCCGACGTTGCTGGCCGTGGCGCGCTGGGGCGGCGTGGTGTTTCTGCTGTGGTATGGCGCCAAGGCCTTGCGTCGCGCGCTGTCGCCCCAGAGCTTGAAGGAAGGCGACGCCAACGGTCAGCGCTCACGTCGCGCCGTATTGCTGACAGCGCTCGCGGTGACGCTGCTCAATCCCCACGTCTACCTCGACACCGTGTTGCTGATCGGCTCCCTCGGCGCGCAACAGACCGAACCGAGCGCCTACGTGGCCGGCGCCGCCAGCGCGTCGCTGCTGTGGTTCTCGACCCTCGCCATCGGCGCCGCCTGGCTCGCCCCCTGGCTGGCCCGGCCTGCCACCTGGCGACTGCTTGACTTGATGGTTGCGGTGATGATGTTCAGCGTGGCGGTGCAGTTAATCAGAACCGCGTGA
- a CDS encoding amidase, whose translation MSARKGLLRRRPFSSAAILILLFLLAMIWPWRVQLEAFPTIISAYTAKEYCSCRYVMNYPADYCQGYVKQWLPSTLTESLNDKRITATGMGRESRAQWQGVRQGCRLASEVH comes from the coding sequence ATGAGCGCGCGTAAAGGCTTACTTCGGCGTCGCCCGTTCAGCAGTGCCGCCATCCTGATCCTGCTGTTTTTGCTGGCCATGATCTGGCCCTGGCGCGTTCAGTTAGAGGCGTTCCCCACCATCATCAGCGCCTACACCGCCAAGGAATATTGTTCGTGCCGGTATGTGATGAACTACCCCGCGGACTATTGTCAGGGCTACGTGAAACAGTGGCTGCCGAGCACGCTGACCGAAAGCCTGAATGACAAGCGCATCACCGCCACCGGCATGGGGCGTGAGAGCCGCGCGCAGTGGCAGGGTGTGCGGCAGGGGTGCCGGCTTGCTTCTGAAGTGCATTGA
- a CDS encoding helix-turn-helix transcriptional regulator — protein sequence MPINLDDIIKALSHPVRRQILSWLKDPEACFPDQQHTFDGGVCAGQIDQRAGLSQSTVSAHLATLQRAGLITSKKHGQWHFFKRNEDAIQAFLQELTRQL from the coding sequence ATGCCTATCAACCTCGACGACATCATAAAAGCCCTGTCGCACCCGGTGCGGCGTCAGATTCTTTCCTGGTTGAAAGACCCTGAAGCCTGCTTTCCGGATCAGCAACACACCTTCGACGGCGGCGTCTGTGCCGGTCAGATCGACCAGCGCGCAGGCCTTTCGCAATCGACCGTTTCTGCCCATTTGGCGACGCTGCAACGTGCCGGGCTGATCACCAGCAAAAAGCACGGTCAGTGGCATTTTTTCAAACGTAACGAAGACGCCATTCAGGCGTTTTTGCAGGAGCTGACGCGTCAGCTCTGA
- a CDS encoding lysophospholipid acyltransferase family protein produces MSTLRSHARVIRVLGVIALGLTIAGTFALMERLRIGNSMARRQRWTSWFMARLTGALPFRVKVSGHLPGQPTLWVCNHVSWTDIALLGQLAPLSFLSKAEVRTWPVAGWLALKAGTLFIRRGSGDSKLIQKQMGQHLQGNHSLVIFPEGTTTDGRSLRTFHGRLLSSAIETGVAIQPVAIQYLRDGKTDQIAPFIGDDDLLSHLRRLFANEVSDVHIQLLTPIESQGKERAALAFEAQQAVQTALFGEATQSGDVAKPAEARPAARAA; encoded by the coding sequence ATGAGCACGCTGCGCAGTCATGCGCGAGTCATCCGCGTGCTCGGGGTCATCGCGCTGGGCCTGACTATCGCGGGCACCTTCGCCCTGATGGAACGCCTGCGCATCGGCAACTCCATGGCCCGTCGTCAGCGCTGGACCAGTTGGTTCATGGCGCGCCTGACCGGTGCCCTGCCGTTCCGCGTCAAGGTCAGCGGCCATTTGCCGGGCCAGCCGACGCTGTGGGTCTGCAACCATGTGTCGTGGACCGACATTGCCCTGCTGGGCCAACTCGCCCCGTTGTCGTTTTTGTCCAAGGCTGAAGTGCGCACCTGGCCCGTGGCGGGTTGGCTGGCGCTGAAAGCGGGCACGCTGTTCATTCGTCGCGGGTCGGGCGACAGCAAGTTGATCCAGAAGCAAATGGGCCAACACCTGCAGGGCAATCATTCGCTGGTGATCTTCCCCGAGGGCACCACCACCGATGGTCGCAGCCTGCGCACATTCCACGGTCGCTTGCTGTCGAGTGCAATCGAGACTGGCGTGGCGATTCAACCGGTCGCGATTCAGTACCTGCGTGATGGCAAGACGGATCAGATCGCGCCATTCATTGGCGATGACGACCTGCTGTCGCACCTGCGTCGCCTGTTCGCCAACGAAGTCAGCGACGTACACATCCAGTTGCTGACGCCGATTGAGTCTCAAGGCAAGGAACGCGCAGCACTGGCGTTTGAAGCTCAGCAAGCGGTGCAGACGGCACTGTTTGGCGAAGCGACTCAGTCCGGCGATGTTGCCAAGCCCGCCGAGGCACGCCCTGCTGCCAGAGCGGCCTGA
- a CDS encoding ACP phosphodiesterase yields the protein MNYLAHLHLGGQTPAQLLGSLYGDFVKGLLPGRFPADIEDAIRLHRRIDVFTDGHPVIKQAMGRFPAERRRYAGIVLDVFFDHCLARDWAQYSDVPLPVFTDKVYRVLADQPNLPERLAYIAPRMAAQDWLGSYVDFEVVGDALAGIARRLSRPEGLAGAMQELQALYRPLSDDFRAFYPELQGFAQAALAAGRASAGLATSPD from the coding sequence ATGAATTACCTCGCACACCTCCATCTCGGCGGTCAGACGCCTGCGCAACTGCTCGGCAGCCTGTACGGCGATTTCGTCAAAGGACTGTTGCCGGGACGGTTTCCTGCGGACATCGAAGACGCCATCCGACTGCATCGACGCATCGATGTGTTCACCGACGGCCATCCCGTGATCAAACAGGCGATGGGGCGATTCCCGGCGGAGCGCAGGCGTTACGCGGGGATTGTGCTGGACGTGTTTTTCGATCACTGCCTGGCGCGGGATTGGGCGCAGTATTCGGACGTGCCGCTGCCTGTCTTCACTGACAAGGTGTACCGGGTGCTGGCCGATCAGCCGAACTTGCCTGAGCGCCTCGCCTACATCGCTCCGCGCATGGCGGCGCAGGACTGGCTCGGTTCGTACGTGGACTTCGAGGTGGTAGGCGATGCGCTGGCCGGGATTGCCCGACGCCTGTCACGCCCCGAGGGACTGGCCGGCGCCATGCAGGAACTGCAGGCGCTTTATCGGCCGTTGAGCGACGATTTCCGTGCTTTCTACCCCGAGCTGCAAGGGTTCGCTCAGGCCGCTCTGGCAGCAGGGCGTGCCTCGGCGGGCTTGGCAACATCGCCGGACTGA